The Porphyromonas sp. oral taxon 275 DNA window AGGTGGCGTGCGTCCAGTCGTTCTGCCGACCACAGACACGTACGAACTCATCAAAGGCCTTGTAGAACTCTGCCGAAGCATCAAGCTTTTCGGAAGTCTGCTCCTCTTGTACATCGTCAGGGCGATGGCGGGCATTGAAGGCGCTCTTAACATCCACTGGGCTTGGCATGACCTCGGCCACTTCAAAGCGCTTGAAGATCTCTTGTATCTCGGTGTAGTAACCCAAGAGAGCAGCGTTGATCTCTGAGGCTGATTGCTTAAGTTTGTTCGTGCATCCGTTCTTTACTCGTTGCTTGTCTGCATCCCATTTTGCCACATCGATACGATAGCCCGTAGTGAACTCTATCCGCTGGGAAGCAAAGTTCACTCGCATACGGATAGGGACGTTCTCAACGATCAGGATACCGTCCTTCTTACGGCTCTCCAGAGCAAAGATGATATTGCGCTCGATATTCATAATTCTCGGGTGTATAGTTTACACACCCAAAGATGCACCCAAATAAGGATATCGCAAAGGAGATCCTTTGATACTCTACTTTAAGGCACCCACCCACATATACACTGATAAACAGCACTTTGACACCAAACAAGCATCTATGATAGTTCAAGAGAAAGAGCCTCTCTCTCCGCAATAAACCTTGATTTTCAAGGATTTACGATTTAAGTACACGAATAAGTACACGAAAGCCCCAAAATTCATGCGATTTTGGGGCTTTTCCGTTCACCTTCTACCATCCTCCCATCAACGCCTTTGTGAGACGCTTGATGTGGTCAGCCTGCCTGTTTATGATGTCATCCTTCTCCTCAACAAGCTCCTGCAACTGCTCTACCCTCCGCAATAGCTCTGCATGCTGGTCGCACTGATATGCCCCCCCAAATGTTGGTATAAGAACAGACCAACCGTCGAATAGAGGACGATGATAATCGTTCCTTTATGCGCCAGTTGGTCTGATATTTACTGCTTACTTACGATATTTACAGCATCCAGGGAGTTTGTCATAAGTGGCTTGTGAGGCTTTTATATTGCCGCTATCGTGGCCTGAAGCCGCTACCGCTTTTTGCACTTTCTTGGTATCTGTCTTGGTGTTGTCATACACAAGGGTGAGCTTTTGCGCTTTAAGGTTCCAGGTAGCTGATAGAACTCCAGAAACAGATTTAGCCGCTTTTTCTATGCGTGGCTTACACATTTCACTACAGTTCCCGTTTACAGGGATTTCTGTTTTCACTGTTTTGGCCTGCATAGTTGTGCTCATGGCAACAACAGTAAGCATTGTTAAAATCACTTTCTTCATTTTCTTGTTATATTAAGTTATTGATCCATCATACTTTCTTTGCCAGCCAGCTGTGCACTGGCATCAACAGCGAAGGTTCCATTCGTCACAATCTCTTCGCCTTCAGCCAAACCATCCGTGATGACATAGCCATTGGATAGCGAAGGACCTAATGTTACACGTCGTAATCTGAAGGTAGCTTGCGTTTCTCCCGTGTCTTTTACATAGACAATACTTCTTTTTCCTGTCCACATCACGGCACTCTTTGGCACGATAATCTCACCATGGTATTGCTTCATATTAGCCACAATGTTGCCAGTCAAGGTCATTTCGGGCTTAAACCATCCATTTGTATTATTCATTTCTACGCGCACACCAGCTGTCCTACTGGAAGAATCAATCATGGGATCTACGAAA harbors:
- a CDS encoding heavy-metal-associated domain-containing protein, producing MKKVILTMLTVVAMSTTMQAKTVKTEIPVNGNCSEMCKPRIEKAAKSVSGVLSATWNLKAQKLTLVYDNTKTDTKKVQKAVAASGHDSGNIKASQATYDKLPGCCKYRK